One Notolabrus celidotus isolate fNotCel1 chromosome 18, fNotCel1.pri, whole genome shotgun sequence DNA window includes the following coding sequences:
- the mtr gene encoding methionine synthase isoform X1, whose protein sequence is MAPTNLLHQSSERAACTSVLESELRALLQQRIMVLDGGMGTMIQQQKLEEEDFRGDEFKDHPLSLKGNNDLLSITQPHIIYNIHKEYLLAGADIIETNTFSSTCTAQADYGLEHLAYRLNRASAELARRAADDVTKQTGCKRYVAGALGPTNKTLSVSPSVERPDYRSITFDKLVEAYSEQVRGLLDGGADILLVETIFDTANAKAALFAIDLMFETSCERKPIFVSGTIVDRSGRTLSGQTGEAFVVSVSHAKPLCIGLNCALGATEMRPFIEAIGQSTTAFIICYPNAGLPNTFGGYDETPKVTAAHLKEFAQDGLVNIVGGCCGTTPAHIRAISEAARLCRPRAPAANLYQDYLLLSGLEPFRIGPYTNFVNIGERCNVAGSRKFAKLIMAGNYEEALSIAKAQVEMGAQILDINMDEGMLEGPAAMTRFCNFIASEPDIARVPLCIDSSNFAVIEAGLKCCQGKCVVNSISLKEGEDEFLQRAATVKRYGAAVVIMAFDEEGQATDTERKVEICTRAYNLLISKVGFDPNDIIFDPNILTIGTGMEEHNNYAVNFIRATKLIKETLPGARVSGGLSNLSFSFRGMEVIREAMHGAFLYHAIKDGMDMGIVNAGNLPVYDDINKELLDLCENLILNRDTEATEKLLTYAQNHAKGEKKVVQTDEWRGGSVEERLEYALIKGIEKHVVQDVEECRAQVERYSRPLHVIEGPLMNGMKVVGDLFGAGKMFLPQVIKSARVMKKAVGYLIPFMEKEREEMKALTGSTEDVDPYQGTIVLATVKGDVHDIGKNIVGVVLGCNNFRVIDLGVMVPCDHILREAVKHKADFIGLSGLITPSLDEMIHVAKEMQRLNMNTPLLIGGATTSKTHTAVKIAPRYLSPVIHVLDASRSVVVCSQLLDEVMREEYFEELKEEYEEIRQEHYDSLKDRRFLSLSQARDKRLHIDWTSQSRPVRPQVLGPLVFEDYDLNRLLDFIDWKPFFDVWQLRGKYPNRGYPKIFNDKTVGQEARRVFEEAQRMLHQMIDSSSLRGRGLVGFWRAQSEGDDINVYRDDVTVHRDTKPIATFHGLRQQVEKADGSGPYLCVSDFVAPADSRVEDYLGLFAVGVFGAEELSQKFQNQGDDYSSIMVKALADRLAEAFAEELHCRVRRDLWGYSSEEELQTSDLHRIRYQGIRPAAGYPSQPDHTEKTTMWSLAQINERTGISLTESLAMSPAASVSGLYFSHPQSSYFAVGKITKEQVEDYSRRKHLRVEEVERWLAPVLGYDPEE, encoded by the exons GAGTACCTGCTGGCCGGTGCAGACATCATTGAGACCAACACCTTCAGCAGCACATGCACCGCTCAGGCGGACTACGGACTGGAACACCTG gcctATCGTCTGAACAGAGCGTCTGCAGAGCTGGCGAGGAGAGCAGCTGATGATGTCACCAAACAGACCG GTTGTAAACGGTACGTGGCGGGGGCCCTTGGTCCGACCAATAAGACGCTGTCTGTGTCCCCGTCTGTGGAGAGACCTGACTACAGGAGCATCA CATTCGACAAGCTGGTGGAAGCGTACTCGGAGCAGGTCAGAGGGCTGTTGGACGGAGGAGCAGACATCCTGCTGGTAGAAACCATCTTTGACACCGCCAACGCCAAG gcgGCTTTGTTTGCCATCGACCTGATGTTTGAGACGAGCTGTGAAAGGAAGCCGATATTT GTGTCGGGGACCATCGTGGACCGCAGTGGACGCACTCTGTCAGGTCAGACGGGAGAAGCCTTCGTAGTGAGCGTGTCTCACGCCAAGCCTCTGTG tATTGGTCTAAACTGTGCCCTGGGGGCCACAGAGATGAGACCTTTCATTGAAGCTATCGGGCAAAGCACTACAGCTTTCATTATCTGTTACCCCAATGCag GTCTTCCCAACACGTTTGGAGGGTACGATGAAACTCCTAAGGTCACGGCCGCACATTTAAAG GAGTTTGCACAGGACGGTCTGGTGAACATCGTCGGAGGTTGCTGTGGGACGACTCCGGCTCACATCAG AGCCATATCAGAGGCAGCCAGACTCTGCAGACCCAGAGCTCCAGCTGCGAATCTGTATCAGGACTACCTGCTGCTGTCAG GTCTGGAGCCCTTCAGGATCGGCCCGTACACAAACTTTGTGAACATCGGTGAGCGCTGTAATGTGGCCGGTTCACGAAAGTTCGCCAAACTGATCATGGCAGGAAACTATGAG GAGGCTCTGAGCATAGCAAAGgcccaggtggagatgggggcTCAGATTCTGGATATAAACATGGACGAAGGGATGCTGGAGGGACCGGCTGCCATGACCCGGTTCTGTAACTTCATCGCCTCTGAGCCGGACATCGCACGG GTCCCTCTGTGCATCGACTCGTCCAACTTTGCTGTGATCGAGGCGGGTCTGAAGTGCTGTCAGGGGAAATGTGTCGTCAACAGCATCAGTctgaaggagggagaggacgAATTTCTGCAGCGAGCCGCTACCGTCAAACGCTACGGTGCTGCTGTGGTCATCATGGCGTTTGATGAGGAGGGACAG GCCACAGATACAGAGCGTAAAGTGGAGATCTGCACCCGAGCCTACAACCTGCTGATCAGTAAGGTCGGGTTTGACCCCAATGACATCATCTTTGACCCCAACATCCTGACCATCGGCACGGGCATGGAGGAACACAACAACTACGCTGTCAACTTCATCAGAGCCACCAAACTCATCAAG gAGACGTTACCTGGAGCTCGGGTTAGTGGAGGTCTGTCCAACTTGTCGTTCTCGTTCAGAGGGATGGAGGTGATCAGAGAGGCCATGCATGGAGCCTTTCTCTATCATGCAATCAag gatggTATGGACATGGGGATAGTGAATGCTGGGAATCTACCTGTGTATGATGACATCAATAAAGAGCTGCTGGATCTGTGTGAGAACCTGATCCTGAACAGAGACACCGAGGCGACAGAGAAACTGCTCACCTACGCTCAG aACCACGcgaaaggagagaagaaggtgGTTCAGACAGACGAGTGGAGAGGAGGCAGTGTGGAGGAGAGGCTGGAGTACGCTCTCATTAAG GGTATAGAGAAGCACGTGGTGCAGGATGTGGAGGAGTGTCGTGCTCAGGTGGAGCGGTACTCTCGTCCTCTCCATGTCATCGAAGGTCCTCTGATGAACGGGATGAAGGTGGTGGGCGATCTCTTCGGAGCAGGGAAGATGTTCCTGCCTCAG gtgatAAAGTCGGCTCGTGTGATGAAGAAGGCGGTTGGATACCTTATTCCCTTcatggagaaggagagagaggagatgaaggctTTGACAGGATCCACCGAGGATGTG GATCCGTATCAGGGCACCATCGTCCTGGCCACGGTGAAAGGAGACGTCCACGACATCGGGAAGAACATCGTAGGTGTGGTGCTCGGCTGCAACAACTTCAG GGTGATCGATCTGGGTGTGATGGTTCCCTGTGATCACATCCTCAGAGAGGCTGTCAAACACAAAGCAG ACTTCATCGGTCTGTCTGGTCTCATCACTCCCTCCCTGGATGAGATGATCCATGTGGCCAAAGAGATGCAGAGGCTGAACATGAACACACCTCTGCTGATAGGAGGAGCCACCACCTCCAa GACACACACAGCGGTGAAGATTGCTCCTCGATACCTGTCTCCTGTGATTCATGTTCTGGACGCCTCCAGGAGCGTGGTGGTG TGCTCTCAGCTGCTGGACGAGGTGATGAGGGAGGAGTACTTTgaggagctgaaggaggagtacgaggagatcagacaggagCACTACGACTCCCtgaag gaTCGTAggttcctgtctctgtctcaggcCAGAGACAAACGTTTACACATCGACTGGACGTCTCAGAGCAGACCAG tgcgTCCTCAGGTCCTGGGTCCTCTTGTGTTTGAAGACTATGATCTGAATCGTCTGCTGGACTTCATCGACTGGAAGCCGTTCTTTGACGTGTGGCAGCTCAGAGGCAAATACCCCAACAGAGGATACCCAAAGATCTTCAACGACAAGACAGTTG GCCAGGAGGCGCGGCGAGTCTTCGAGGAGGCCCAGCGAATGCTTcatcagatgattgacagcagcaGTCTGAGGGGGCGGGGCCTAGTGGGCTTCTGGCGTGCTCAGAGTGAAGGTGATGACATCAATGTGTACAGAGACGATGTAACAGTGCACAGAGACACCAAGCCCATCGCCACCTTCCATGGATTGCGGCAACAG GTGGAGAAGGCAGACGGTTCGGGTCCATACCTGTGTGTCTCAGACTTTGTGGCCCCTGCAGACAGCAGGGTGGAGGACTACTTGGGTCTGTTTGCTGTGGGGGTGTTTGGAGCTGAGGAGCTGAGTCAAAAGTTTCAGAACCAGGGAGACGACTACAGCAGCATCATGGTCAAAGCTCTGGCTGACCGGCTGGCTGAG GCGTTCGCAGAGGAGCTGCACTGTCGTGTTCGACGGGATCTGTGGGGGTACAGCagtgaggaggagctgcagacgTCAGACCTGCACAGAATCCGCTATCAGGGCATCAGACCTGCAGCTGGATACCCGAGTCAGCCTGACCACACAGAAAAGACCACCATGTGGAGCCTGGCTCAGATCAACGAGAGGACTG gtATCAGTCTGACAGAGTCCTTGGCCATGTCTCCTGCTGCGTCAGTATCAGGACTCTACTTCTCTCATCCTCAGTCTTCTTATTTTGCTGTGGGAAAGATCACCAAGGAGCAG GTGGAGGATTACTCCAGGAGGAAACATCttagggtggaggaggtggagaggtgGCTGGCTCCTGTGCTCGGCTACGACCCGGAGGAGTGA
- the mtr gene encoding methionine synthase isoform X2 produces the protein MFETSCERKPIFVSGTIVDRSGRTLSGQTGEAFVVSVSHAKPLCIGLNCALGATEMRPFIEAIGQSTTAFIICYPNAGLPNTFGGYDETPKVTAAHLKEFAQDGLVNIVGGCCGTTPAHIRAISEAARLCRPRAPAANLYQDYLLLSGLEPFRIGPYTNFVNIGERCNVAGSRKFAKLIMAGNYEEALSIAKAQVEMGAQILDINMDEGMLEGPAAMTRFCNFIASEPDIARVPLCIDSSNFAVIEAGLKCCQGKCVVNSISLKEGEDEFLQRAATVKRYGAAVVIMAFDEEGQATDTERKVEICTRAYNLLISKVGFDPNDIIFDPNILTIGTGMEEHNNYAVNFIRATKLIKETLPGARVSGGLSNLSFSFRGMEVIREAMHGAFLYHAIKDGMDMGIVNAGNLPVYDDINKELLDLCENLILNRDTEATEKLLTYAQNHAKGEKKVVQTDEWRGGSVEERLEYALIKGIEKHVVQDVEECRAQVERYSRPLHVIEGPLMNGMKVVGDLFGAGKMFLPQVIKSARVMKKAVGYLIPFMEKEREEMKALTGSTEDVDPYQGTIVLATVKGDVHDIGKNIVGVVLGCNNFRVIDLGVMVPCDHILREAVKHKADFIGLSGLITPSLDEMIHVAKEMQRLNMNTPLLIGGATTSKTHTAVKIAPRYLSPVIHVLDASRSVVVCSQLLDEVMREEYFEELKEEYEEIRQEHYDSLKDRRFLSLSQARDKRLHIDWTSQSRPVRPQVLGPLVFEDYDLNRLLDFIDWKPFFDVWQLRGKYPNRGYPKIFNDKTVGQEARRVFEEAQRMLHQMIDSSSLRGRGLVGFWRAQSEGDDINVYRDDVTVHRDTKPIATFHGLRQQVEKADGSGPYLCVSDFVAPADSRVEDYLGLFAVGVFGAEELSQKFQNQGDDYSSIMVKALADRLAEAFAEELHCRVRRDLWGYSSEEELQTSDLHRIRYQGIRPAAGYPSQPDHTEKTTMWSLAQINERTGISLTESLAMSPAASVSGLYFSHPQSSYFAVGKITKEQVEDYSRRKHLRVEEVERWLAPVLGYDPEE, from the exons ATGTTTGAGACGAGCTGTGAAAGGAAGCCGATATTT GTGTCGGGGACCATCGTGGACCGCAGTGGACGCACTCTGTCAGGTCAGACGGGAGAAGCCTTCGTAGTGAGCGTGTCTCACGCCAAGCCTCTGTG tATTGGTCTAAACTGTGCCCTGGGGGCCACAGAGATGAGACCTTTCATTGAAGCTATCGGGCAAAGCACTACAGCTTTCATTATCTGTTACCCCAATGCag GTCTTCCCAACACGTTTGGAGGGTACGATGAAACTCCTAAGGTCACGGCCGCACATTTAAAG GAGTTTGCACAGGACGGTCTGGTGAACATCGTCGGAGGTTGCTGTGGGACGACTCCGGCTCACATCAG AGCCATATCAGAGGCAGCCAGACTCTGCAGACCCAGAGCTCCAGCTGCGAATCTGTATCAGGACTACCTGCTGCTGTCAG GTCTGGAGCCCTTCAGGATCGGCCCGTACACAAACTTTGTGAACATCGGTGAGCGCTGTAATGTGGCCGGTTCACGAAAGTTCGCCAAACTGATCATGGCAGGAAACTATGAG GAGGCTCTGAGCATAGCAAAGgcccaggtggagatgggggcTCAGATTCTGGATATAAACATGGACGAAGGGATGCTGGAGGGACCGGCTGCCATGACCCGGTTCTGTAACTTCATCGCCTCTGAGCCGGACATCGCACGG GTCCCTCTGTGCATCGACTCGTCCAACTTTGCTGTGATCGAGGCGGGTCTGAAGTGCTGTCAGGGGAAATGTGTCGTCAACAGCATCAGTctgaaggagggagaggacgAATTTCTGCAGCGAGCCGCTACCGTCAAACGCTACGGTGCTGCTGTGGTCATCATGGCGTTTGATGAGGAGGGACAG GCCACAGATACAGAGCGTAAAGTGGAGATCTGCACCCGAGCCTACAACCTGCTGATCAGTAAGGTCGGGTTTGACCCCAATGACATCATCTTTGACCCCAACATCCTGACCATCGGCACGGGCATGGAGGAACACAACAACTACGCTGTCAACTTCATCAGAGCCACCAAACTCATCAAG gAGACGTTACCTGGAGCTCGGGTTAGTGGAGGTCTGTCCAACTTGTCGTTCTCGTTCAGAGGGATGGAGGTGATCAGAGAGGCCATGCATGGAGCCTTTCTCTATCATGCAATCAag gatggTATGGACATGGGGATAGTGAATGCTGGGAATCTACCTGTGTATGATGACATCAATAAAGAGCTGCTGGATCTGTGTGAGAACCTGATCCTGAACAGAGACACCGAGGCGACAGAGAAACTGCTCACCTACGCTCAG aACCACGcgaaaggagagaagaaggtgGTTCAGACAGACGAGTGGAGAGGAGGCAGTGTGGAGGAGAGGCTGGAGTACGCTCTCATTAAG GGTATAGAGAAGCACGTGGTGCAGGATGTGGAGGAGTGTCGTGCTCAGGTGGAGCGGTACTCTCGTCCTCTCCATGTCATCGAAGGTCCTCTGATGAACGGGATGAAGGTGGTGGGCGATCTCTTCGGAGCAGGGAAGATGTTCCTGCCTCAG gtgatAAAGTCGGCTCGTGTGATGAAGAAGGCGGTTGGATACCTTATTCCCTTcatggagaaggagagagaggagatgaaggctTTGACAGGATCCACCGAGGATGTG GATCCGTATCAGGGCACCATCGTCCTGGCCACGGTGAAAGGAGACGTCCACGACATCGGGAAGAACATCGTAGGTGTGGTGCTCGGCTGCAACAACTTCAG GGTGATCGATCTGGGTGTGATGGTTCCCTGTGATCACATCCTCAGAGAGGCTGTCAAACACAAAGCAG ACTTCATCGGTCTGTCTGGTCTCATCACTCCCTCCCTGGATGAGATGATCCATGTGGCCAAAGAGATGCAGAGGCTGAACATGAACACACCTCTGCTGATAGGAGGAGCCACCACCTCCAa GACACACACAGCGGTGAAGATTGCTCCTCGATACCTGTCTCCTGTGATTCATGTTCTGGACGCCTCCAGGAGCGTGGTGGTG TGCTCTCAGCTGCTGGACGAGGTGATGAGGGAGGAGTACTTTgaggagctgaaggaggagtacgaggagatcagacaggagCACTACGACTCCCtgaag gaTCGTAggttcctgtctctgtctcaggcCAGAGACAAACGTTTACACATCGACTGGACGTCTCAGAGCAGACCAG tgcgTCCTCAGGTCCTGGGTCCTCTTGTGTTTGAAGACTATGATCTGAATCGTCTGCTGGACTTCATCGACTGGAAGCCGTTCTTTGACGTGTGGCAGCTCAGAGGCAAATACCCCAACAGAGGATACCCAAAGATCTTCAACGACAAGACAGTTG GCCAGGAGGCGCGGCGAGTCTTCGAGGAGGCCCAGCGAATGCTTcatcagatgattgacagcagcaGTCTGAGGGGGCGGGGCCTAGTGGGCTTCTGGCGTGCTCAGAGTGAAGGTGATGACATCAATGTGTACAGAGACGATGTAACAGTGCACAGAGACACCAAGCCCATCGCCACCTTCCATGGATTGCGGCAACAG GTGGAGAAGGCAGACGGTTCGGGTCCATACCTGTGTGTCTCAGACTTTGTGGCCCCTGCAGACAGCAGGGTGGAGGACTACTTGGGTCTGTTTGCTGTGGGGGTGTTTGGAGCTGAGGAGCTGAGTCAAAAGTTTCAGAACCAGGGAGACGACTACAGCAGCATCATGGTCAAAGCTCTGGCTGACCGGCTGGCTGAG GCGTTCGCAGAGGAGCTGCACTGTCGTGTTCGACGGGATCTGTGGGGGTACAGCagtgaggaggagctgcagacgTCAGACCTGCACAGAATCCGCTATCAGGGCATCAGACCTGCAGCTGGATACCCGAGTCAGCCTGACCACACAGAAAAGACCACCATGTGGAGCCTGGCTCAGATCAACGAGAGGACTG gtATCAGTCTGACAGAGTCCTTGGCCATGTCTCCTGCTGCGTCAGTATCAGGACTCTACTTCTCTCATCCTCAGTCTTCTTATTTTGCTGTGGGAAAGATCACCAAGGAGCAG GTGGAGGATTACTCCAGGAGGAAACATCttagggtggaggaggtggagaggtgGCTGGCTCCTGTGCTCGGCTACGACCCGGAGGAGTGA